The proteins below come from a single Streptomyces sp. M92 genomic window:
- a CDS encoding beta-galactosidase, with protein MELSRLGRRAFSALAGTTVLGLALGGSVSSQALPRSGARGPVPTGPPPGPPAADGQRHHVALDRHSLLVDGRRLALWAGEMHPFRLPSPSLWRDVLQKMHAYGYNAVSVRVAWNVHSPAPGEYDFTGVRDLDLFLRTAAETRMYVVLDPGPYIGADVDAGGLPGWLTATGGEARTTDPAYLRHADEWLSRVNAVAARHLYTRGTGTVLLYRLDAARRAQLSHLHERVRADGIDVPLLHADTPVVPGEPERTRDAGEARQLHLAQLARGTALHQVRTAFGGTSWGWLPAPSAPGPTYDPAAGIDEARRPTEKTAPLHQLGQLLRHVPDFTRLEEAAEVRAADARLRVRHLANPDTGTHAYVVRNDSATDVTSRLPMGGTDVEVTVPGRDAKLFATGLHLGAGRKLAYATVQPMLSMSVGKLDIAAFVGRAGDKAHLVLDCPHDPWPTRINEEVAWTFVRGKLHVTVELGKNRLTRLRIRSGKTDRTMIVLFADDAASLRLWPYETPSGRVLVYGPALLRDVALDGDTIRLTGDTVEESDLEVWAPPGITDVTWNGSRVTASLGRAHSLWAAWSLPGVPELVLPALDGWRRRDENPEARPGYDDSGWTAADRKTSFSTTPVPEGQPVLFADDYGFHYGDVWYRGRLTGAEGLESVSLSYSTGARGLLMAWLDGEPLGTHRVEGDGRRGTWTATARFRLPDGSRAALRERPGADGPPVLSVLVRRTQHAQDDYKAARGLTSAAFEGASPEVAWRIMGTAAADPVRGPLNNGGLYGERHGWHLPGYDDGDWEPVSSPGGGDRRQGVTWYRTAFRLDVPPDVDASVGLVLDGPGRGQLFLNGWNMGEYAGDVTGEPHTFVLPNGILRTRAAANTLALAVLSDGTSAPGPGAVRLELLGGAAGGVRVEPVPSPGRRRD; from the coding sequence TTGGAGCTCAGCAGGCTCGGCAGACGAGCGTTCAGCGCCCTCGCGGGCACCACCGTCCTCGGTCTGGCGCTCGGCGGCAGCGTGAGCAGCCAGGCACTGCCCCGCTCCGGCGCCCGCGGGCCCGTGCCCACCGGCCCGCCGCCCGGCCCGCCCGCCGCCGACGGGCAGCGCCACCACGTCGCACTGGACCGCCACTCCCTGCTGGTCGACGGCCGGCGCCTGGCCCTGTGGGCCGGCGAGATGCACCCCTTCCGGCTGCCGAGCCCGTCCCTGTGGCGGGACGTCCTCCAGAAGATGCACGCGTACGGCTACAACGCGGTCAGTGTCCGCGTCGCCTGGAACGTGCACTCCCCCGCCCCGGGCGAGTACGACTTCACCGGCGTCCGCGACCTGGACCTGTTCCTGCGCACGGCCGCCGAGACCCGGATGTACGTCGTCCTGGACCCGGGCCCGTACATCGGCGCGGACGTGGACGCCGGCGGCCTGCCCGGCTGGCTGACGGCCACCGGGGGCGAGGCCCGGACCACCGACCCCGCGTACCTGCGCCACGCCGACGAGTGGCTGAGCCGCGTCAACGCGGTCGCCGCCCGGCACCTCTACACCCGCGGCACCGGCACCGTCCTGCTCTACCGCCTCGACGCCGCGCGGCGCGCCCAGCTGTCCCACCTGCACGAGAGGGTCCGCGCCGACGGGATCGACGTACCCCTGCTGCACGCCGACACCCCCGTCGTCCCGGGCGAGCCCGAGCGGACCCGGGACGCCGGCGAGGCTCGGCAGCTCCACCTCGCACAGCTCGCGCGGGGAACCGCGCTGCACCAGGTGCGCACCGCGTTCGGCGGCACCTCCTGGGGCTGGCTGCCCGCGCCGTCCGCGCCCGGCCCGACGTACGACCCCGCCGCCGGGATCGACGAGGCACGGCGGCCGACGGAGAAGACGGCCCCGCTCCACCAGCTCGGGCAGCTCCTGCGCCACGTGCCCGACTTCACCCGGCTGGAGGAGGCCGCCGAGGTCCGGGCCGCCGACGCCCGCCTGCGGGTGCGGCACCTCGCCAACCCGGACACCGGCACCCACGCCTACGTCGTGCGCAACGACTCCGCCACCGACGTCACGTCGAGGCTGCCGATGGGCGGGACCGACGTGGAGGTCACCGTCCCCGGCCGGGACGCCAAGCTGTTCGCCACCGGGCTGCACCTGGGCGCGGGGCGGAAACTGGCGTACGCCACCGTGCAGCCCATGCTCTCCATGAGCGTCGGGAAGCTGGACATCGCCGCCTTCGTGGGCCGGGCCGGGGACAAGGCGCACCTGGTGCTGGACTGCCCGCACGATCCGTGGCCGACCCGGATCAACGAGGAGGTCGCCTGGACGTTCGTCCGCGGGAAGCTGCACGTCACGGTGGAGCTCGGGAAGAACAGGCTGACCCGGCTCCGGATCCGCAGCGGCAAGACCGACCGCACCATGATCGTGCTCTTCGCCGACGACGCCGCCTCCCTGCGGCTGTGGCCGTACGAGACCCCGTCGGGCCGGGTGCTCGTGTACGGCCCGGCGCTGCTGCGCGACGTCGCCCTGGACGGTGACACCATCCGGCTGACCGGGGACACAGTCGAGGAGAGCGACCTGGAGGTATGGGCGCCGCCCGGCATCACGGACGTCACCTGGAACGGCAGCCGGGTGACCGCGTCGCTCGGCCGGGCCCACAGCCTGTGGGCCGCCTGGTCCCTGCCCGGCGTCCCCGAGCTGGTCCTGCCCGCGCTGGACGGCTGGCGGCGCCGCGACGAGAACCCGGAGGCCCGGCCCGGCTACGACGACTCGGGGTGGACGGCCGCCGACCGGAAGACGTCGTTCAGCACGACCCCCGTGCCCGAGGGGCAGCCGGTGCTCTTCGCCGACGACTACGGCTTCCACTACGGCGACGTCTGGTACCGGGGCCGGCTCACCGGCGCCGAGGGCCTGGAGTCGGTGTCGTTGTCCTACAGCACGGGCGCGCGGGGGCTGCTGATGGCCTGGCTGGACGGGGAGCCGCTGGGCACGCACCGCGTGGAGGGGGACGGCCGGCGGGGCACGTGGACCGCAACGGCCCGGTTCCGGCTGCCGGACGGATCGCGGGCCGCACTGCGGGAGCGGCCCGGCGCGGACGGCCCACCGGTGCTGTCGGTCCTGGTCCGGCGGACCCAGCACGCCCAGGACGACTACAAGGCGGCCCGCGGGCTGACCTCGGCCGCGTTCGAGGGGGCCTCGCCCGAGGTGGCCTGGCGGATCATGGGTACGGCCGCCGCCGACCCCGTGCGCGGGCCGCTGAACAACGGCGGCCTGTACGGGGAACGGCACGGCTGGCATCTGCCCGGGTACGACGACGGCGACTGGGAGCCCGTCTCCTCCCCGGGCGGCGGCGACCGGCGCCAGGGCGTGACCTGGTACCGGACCGCCTTCCGGCTGGACGTCCCGCCGGACGTGGACGCCTCCGTCGGGCTGGTCCTCGACGGGCCGGGCCGCGGCCAGCTCTTCCTGAACGGCTGGAACATGGGCGAGTACGCGGGTGACGTCACGGGCGAGCCGCACACCTTCGTCCTGCCCAACGGCATCCTGCGCACCCGCGCCGCCGCCAACACCCTGGCCCTCGCGGTGCTGTCCGACGGCACGTCGGCGCCGGGGCCGGGGGCGGTGCGGCTGGAGCTGCTGGGCGGCGCGGCCGGAGGGGTGCGGGTGGAACCGGTCCCCTCTCCCGGCAGGCGCCGCGACTGA